The Chitinivorax sp. B genome has a window encoding:
- a CDS encoding EamA family transporter, translating into MPLRDIALALIIVVIWGFNFVVIKWGLQGVPPLLLCALRFLAVVFPAIFFVKRPQVPLSDIVLYGMTWAVIQFGFLFSAIQVGMPAGLASVVLQCQAFFTLLFAAAMLREHWRATQLAGLTVATVGLWLIGSAHGQSMALLGFLLTICGAVGWGFSNVVVRRMSQRVQSVDMLAFVIWASILPMVAFAILSLWLEGPVRVTTALVNLSGVSIFAVLYLAYAATIVGYGLWTGLLKRYPANSVAPFSLLVPWIGLLSASLLLDEQLVGQQWVGSLLLMGGLVLNVFGAKVMTWLRLGPDAA; encoded by the coding sequence ATGCCCTTACGTGATATCGCCCTGGCCTTGATCATTGTTGTGATCTGGGGATTCAACTTTGTGGTGATCAAGTGGGGGTTGCAAGGCGTACCACCATTGCTGCTGTGTGCATTACGTTTTCTTGCGGTGGTGTTTCCGGCCATCTTTTTCGTGAAGCGCCCACAGGTGCCACTGTCAGATATTGTGCTGTATGGCATGACCTGGGCGGTGATTCAGTTCGGCTTTCTGTTTTCGGCCATTCAGGTGGGCATGCCAGCCGGTTTGGCGTCAGTGGTATTGCAATGCCAAGCATTCTTTACGTTGTTGTTTGCCGCTGCCATGTTGCGTGAGCACTGGCGTGCAACCCAGCTGGCCGGCTTGACGGTGGCAACGGTTGGTTTATGGTTGATCGGGAGCGCTCATGGCCAGTCCATGGCGTTGTTGGGCTTTTTGCTGACTATTTGTGGTGCGGTGGGTTGGGGCTTCAGCAATGTGGTGGTACGGCGTATGTCGCAACGTGTACAGTCAGTGGATATGTTGGCCTTCGTGATCTGGGCTTCTATCCTGCCGATGGTGGCATTCGCCATATTATCGTTATGGCTGGAAGGCCCGGTGCGCGTTACAACAGCATTGGTGAATCTGAGCGGTGTATCCATCTTTGCCGTGCTGTATCTTGCCTATGCGGCCACCATTGTCGGATATGGTTTGTGGACAGGGCTGTTGAAGCGGTATCCGGCGAATTCGGTTGCACCTTTCAGCTTGTTGGTTCCGTGGATTGGCTTGCTGTCAGCATCGTTGCTGCTGGATGAGCAGTTGGTGGGACAGCAATGGGTTGGTAGCCTGTTATTGATGGGTGGGTTGGTATTGAATGTATTTGGCGCAAAAGTGATGACCTGGCTGAGATTGGGGCCAGATGCAGCCTGA
- a CDS encoding isochorismatase family protein — translation MSAQTALLVIDVQQSFLHRPYYREDGMSDFRNHLLKLIDGAASHQIPIVHIFHSEGETGPFSKASGLVKGFDWLPANQAITFEKHVHNSFTDTELSDWLAARGITRLVVSGLRTEQCCETTTRVASDLGYQVDFVTEATGTFPMIHPLNGREFSTREIKEKTELVLADRFATVKTVEQVLADWQTAPV, via the coding sequence ATGTCCGCCCAAACCGCCTTATTGGTCATTGATGTTCAACAATCTTTCCTGCATCGTCCCTATTATCGTGAAGACGGCATGTCCGACTTCCGCAATCATTTGCTCAAACTGATTGATGGGGCTGCAAGTCATCAAATACCGATTGTGCATATTTTTCACTCAGAAGGCGAAACTGGGCCGTTTTCCAAGGCATCAGGCCTGGTCAAAGGTTTTGACTGGTTACCTGCTAACCAGGCCATCACGTTTGAAAAACATGTGCACAACTCATTCACCGATACTGAATTGAGTGACTGGCTGGCCGCCCGTGGCATAACCAGGCTGGTTGTGTCAGGCCTGCGTACGGAGCAGTGCTGTGAAACAACGACACGAGTTGCATCAGATCTAGGTTATCAAGTGGATTTTGTGACTGAAGCCACAGGAACCTTCCCGATGATTCATCCTTTGAATGGTCGCGAGTTCAGTACGCGTGAAATCAAAGAGAAAACTGAGTTGGTATTGGCGGACCGCTTTGCCACGGTCAAAACGGTAGAGCAGGTGCTTGCCGACTGGCAGACAGCACCAGTCTGA
- a CDS encoding transporter substrate-binding domain-containing protein → MKQSQWMWWNAVLYCMLLGQPLQAQVILKIATGELPPYATKSRPDSGIALNVIRRAFARVGYQVEYHFMPWSRAQAETRIGKWDATAYWGRTSERERDFLLSDNVLTEQWVFLHRRKTPFDWQTLDDLANYQIAVIQDYTYTPDFRARLASRKLHGDATPDDLAALRKLILGRVDIVPMERNVACDLLKRFFREEEADQLAAHPKLMTDRFTTHLMLTRSKPTSTKVLQDFNEGLKQLRDSGEHGGLLQQLSCPLVWSTPSKQVTSSIGP, encoded by the coding sequence ATGAAGCAAAGCCAGTGGATGTGGTGGAATGCTGTGTTGTATTGCATGCTGCTTGGACAGCCGCTACAGGCCCAGGTCATATTGAAGATTGCCACTGGCGAATTGCCCCCCTACGCAACCAAATCCCGCCCGGATAGTGGTATTGCGTTGAATGTCATACGCCGGGCATTTGCACGGGTTGGTTACCAGGTCGAATACCATTTCATGCCCTGGTCACGGGCGCAGGCTGAAACGCGAATCGGTAAGTGGGATGCCACCGCCTACTGGGGCCGAACATCGGAACGAGAGCGTGATTTCCTGCTCAGCGACAATGTGCTGACTGAACAATGGGTATTTCTGCATCGGCGCAAAACCCCATTCGACTGGCAGACTCTGGATGACTTGGCCAATTACCAGATCGCGGTGATTCAGGACTATACCTATACACCCGATTTCCGAGCCCGACTCGCCAGCCGCAAGCTTCATGGTGATGCTACACCGGATGATCTGGCTGCGTTGCGGAAGCTGATACTGGGACGTGTCGACATCGTGCCGATGGAGCGTAACGTGGCATGCGATCTGCTCAAACGTTTCTTTCGTGAAGAAGAAGCCGACCAGTTGGCAGCCCATCCCAAGTTGATGACTGACCGTTTCACCACTCATTTGATGCTGACCCGAAGCAAACCAACCAGCACCAAAGTGCTGCAGGATTTCAATGAAGGCCTCAAACAATTGCGTGACTCTGGGGAACATGGCGGGTTACTGCAGCAACTGTCATGCCCCTTGGTATGGTCAACACCGTCCAAACAGGTAACCAGTTCGATCGGACCTTGA
- a CDS encoding YihY family inner membrane protein: MLLNLITHARKTPLHAPASFLRFVLQRFQQDQCLQAAGSLTFTTLLALVPFLTIVLMIFSAFPVFEDFSNQFKVFLLTNLVPNSAGKVISVYMRQFSDNATKLTAVGIISLAVTALMMILTIERAFNAIWHVSTERPFFRRIVLYWAALTLGPILVGASLSLTSSVLARSVDYARELPFAEIVLLNGSQLLLATLAFSMMYYVIPNCQVPRKHALKAGIAAALLFELAKRGFGVYIKGMGSYNLVYGAFASFPIFLMWLYVMWAIILFGAVLSACLSYWEAHAWRRKPETGRSFFDAVRILLLLCESQQHGDTPSAWQMQKKLQCGMDHLATLLHRLTQARLIEKTEQDGWLLRRSPSQITLVELYHLFVMSPLKLDRMHPQERQLADYLARSIETIDQQLMIDIQSLHKQLTVPK; this comes from the coding sequence ATGCTGCTCAACCTGATTACCCACGCCCGCAAAACCCCACTGCATGCGCCAGCCAGCTTTTTGCGCTTTGTATTGCAGCGTTTTCAACAGGATCAATGCCTGCAGGCGGCAGGCAGCCTGACATTTACCACGCTACTGGCACTGGTGCCGTTTTTGACCATCGTACTGATGATCTTTTCCGCTTTTCCGGTATTTGAAGACTTCAGCAACCAGTTCAAGGTATTTCTGCTGACCAATCTGGTACCCAATTCGGCCGGCAAAGTCATCTCAGTCTACATGCGGCAATTTTCTGACAATGCCACCAAGCTGACTGCTGTTGGCATCATCTCACTGGCTGTCACGGCGCTGATGATGATTCTGACCATTGAACGCGCCTTCAATGCAATCTGGCATGTCAGTACCGAACGCCCATTTTTTCGGCGCATTGTGCTGTATTGGGCTGCCCTGACGCTGGGCCCGATTCTGGTTGGGGCAAGTTTGAGCCTGACCTCATCAGTGCTGGCCCGCTCAGTAGACTATGCGCGGGAGCTGCCATTCGCAGAAATTGTGCTGTTGAACGGTTCGCAGTTATTGTTGGCAACATTGGCCTTTTCGATGATGTATTACGTCATCCCCAATTGCCAGGTACCACGCAAGCATGCGCTGAAAGCGGGGATTGCCGCGGCCCTGCTGTTTGAACTGGCCAAACGTGGCTTTGGCGTGTACATCAAAGGTATGGGTAGCTACAACCTGGTCTATGGCGCCTTCGCCAGCTTCCCGATCTTTTTGATGTGGCTGTATGTAATGTGGGCCATCATCCTGTTCGGTGCAGTGTTGTCTGCCTGTTTGTCCTACTGGGAAGCCCATGCCTGGCGACGTAAACCTGAAACTGGCCGTAGTTTTTTTGATGCGGTACGCATCTTGTTGTTGCTGTGTGAATCGCAACAACATGGCGATACCCCATCCGCTTGGCAGATGCAGAAAAAACTGCAGTGCGGTATGGATCATCTGGCTACGCTATTGCATCGGCTGACCCAAGCCAGGCTGATTGAGAAAACAGAGCAGGATGGCTGGTTGCTCAGACGCTCACCAAGCCAGATCACACTGGTCGAGCTGTACCATCTGTTTGTGATGTCACCTCTGAAACTGGATCGAATGCACCCGCAGGAGAGACAACTGGCGGACTATCTGGCCCGGTCGATTGAAACCATCGACCAACAATTGATGATTGATATTCAGTCATTGCACAAGCAACTGACTGTGCCAAAGTGA
- a CDS encoding right-handed parallel beta-helix repeat-containing protein — MEKHNTPYQLACGQPGALIPMVLAVGAALMISPAWAAGPTCAPLPGTSAVIYVGTNKVSGSGTIDSPYNQFDTAMGCARAGDTIAILGRFNLGKESVINRSKLTVRGQPRVYSDGNREWTEPSDVTCQSVTVPRSCLRIGGQRDIVIANLKLTGGERAPIDIGWGAHAVTVENNVLRHAPRVLPSNQSGYGLYVFGNQAAPSNGIVIRNNDVSSTNTGIYVNFVNELTLFGNIVHDVPNGDGVVVEHINSGLLQANTVNTIGSVVPGGTNCSPSLSAGIKLRESHKVDLVSNKVSEITGPGIQIRRVQYEPITDPRNPDMPASTGITIADNVIRHAVTFNSPANRPAGCPSGWPSAMVVSYVDRFVVERNTVHQNWGEGIAINTAVNGRVEANDVRDNFGVNLYLNNATNIRVLRNFAGYTDGVLGEPFHRFNAPAIGIGMANESQPDNPAESKNFRPLKDLVIANNIVRGGRAGINHYWGQPGTPAGQHYHASGLQNVRIFNNTVHGSWINAVIGISELRPQDVVPPYVPHQNIHLNANLFVQHSHAPLRRIEAGAQSAITYSSNAWFRTTPCKAETCPDQPLALPQGDASYDPLLAMPGHSEPKGYTLSNDSPARYASRYSFPEWDAAGQDFFGNTRRTAGKDVGAHEIPDNVKR, encoded by the coding sequence ATGGAGAAGCACAATACTCCTTATCAGCTTGCATGCGGACAGCCTGGTGCCTTGATCCCCATGGTTTTAGCGGTAGGGGCTGCCTTGATGATCTCGCCTGCCTGGGCTGCTGGGCCGACTTGTGCACCGTTGCCGGGTACGTCGGCGGTAATTTATGTAGGCACCAATAAGGTGTCAGGTAGCGGAACAATCGATAGCCCTTATAACCAGTTCGACACAGCCATGGGCTGTGCGCGGGCAGGTGACACCATCGCGATTCTGGGGCGATTCAATCTCGGCAAGGAGAGTGTGATCAATCGAAGCAAATTGACGGTTCGTGGCCAACCACGCGTTTATAGCGACGGTAACCGCGAATGGACGGAACCATCCGACGTGACTTGTCAGTCAGTGACGGTACCACGGTCTTGCCTGCGGATAGGTGGGCAGCGTGACATCGTGATAGCCAATCTGAAGCTCACAGGTGGCGAGCGGGCGCCAATCGACATTGGCTGGGGCGCGCATGCCGTCACAGTCGAAAACAATGTATTGCGGCACGCCCCACGGGTGTTGCCAAGCAATCAAAGTGGCTACGGCCTCTATGTGTTTGGTAATCAGGCTGCACCAAGCAACGGTATTGTCATCCGCAATAATGACGTCTCCAGTACCAATACAGGCATCTATGTCAATTTTGTCAACGAGCTGACACTTTTCGGGAATATTGTTCATGACGTACCAAATGGTGATGGTGTGGTGGTTGAGCACATCAACAGCGGCTTGCTGCAAGCCAATACGGTGAACACTATCGGTAGTGTGGTGCCGGGCGGTACGAACTGTTCGCCCAGCTTGTCGGCAGGGATCAAGCTTCGCGAATCACATAAGGTTGATCTGGTCAGCAATAAAGTTAGCGAGATTACCGGGCCGGGCATTCAGATCCGGCGTGTGCAATACGAACCCATCACCGATCCACGAAATCCAGATATGCCAGCCTCGACAGGCATTACCATCGCAGATAACGTCATTCGCCACGCTGTGACATTCAACAGCCCAGCCAATCGCCCGGCGGGTTGTCCGTCTGGTTGGCCCAGCGCTATGGTGGTCAGTTATGTGGACCGGTTCGTGGTGGAGCGCAACACTGTCCACCAAAACTGGGGGGAGGGCATTGCCATCAATACCGCTGTCAACGGCCGGGTGGAGGCAAACGACGTTCGGGATAATTTTGGGGTCAATCTTTACCTGAATAATGCGACCAATATTCGGGTGCTGCGCAACTTTGCAGGTTATACCGATGGCGTACTGGGTGAGCCATTTCATCGGTTCAATGCGCCTGCCATCGGCATTGGGATGGCAAACGAATCGCAACCGGATAACCCGGCTGAATCGAAAAATTTCCGCCCGCTTAAGGACCTGGTTATTGCCAACAATATCGTCCGCGGTGGTCGAGCTGGTATCAACCATTATTGGGGGCAACCCGGTACACCTGCTGGGCAACATTACCATGCCAGCGGTTTGCAGAATGTGCGTATTTTCAACAATACTGTCCATGGCAGCTGGATCAATGCAGTAATCGGTATCTCTGAACTACGGCCGCAGGATGTCGTGCCGCCCTACGTTCCACATCAGAATATTCATCTCAACGCTAACCTTTTTGTTCAACACAGCCATGCGCCGTTGAGAAGAATCGAAGCAGGAGCCCAGTCTGCCATTACCTATTCAAGCAACGCCTGGTTCCGTACGACACCATGCAAGGCAGAAACCTGTCCGGATCAACCGCTTGCCCTGCCGCAAGGGGATGCAAGCTACGACCCGCTGCTGGCCATGCCAGGTCATTCAGAGCCCAAAGGCTATACTTTGAGCAATGATTCGCCTGCACGATACGCGTCGCGGTATTCGTTTCCTGAATGGGATGCGGCTGGGCAGGATTTCTTTGGCAATACACGTAGAACGGCGGGGAAGGATGTGGGTGCCCATGAAATACCAGATAACGTAAAACGCTGA
- a CDS encoding DUF1272 domain-containing protein, whose amino-acid sequence MLDMRPGCECCNVDLPPDSVDARICTFECTFCVSCAESMLGGQCPNCGGELVVRPRRPTSLLVSHPASTQRVYKPAGCANAKQIVT is encoded by the coding sequence ATGCTGGATATGCGGCCTGGTTGTGAATGCTGTAACGTCGATCTGCCGCCGGATTCGGTCGACGCACGCATCTGTACGTTCGAGTGCACTTTCTGTGTATCCTGTGCTGAGTCGATGCTGGGTGGCCAGTGCCCCAACTGTGGCGGGGAACTGGTTGTACGTCCACGCAGGCCTACCAGTTTATTGGTAAGTCATCCTGCCTCGACGCAACGTGTCTACAAGCCGGCTGGTTGTGCCAATGCCAAACAGATTGTTACCTGA
- a CDS encoding endo alpha-1,4 polygalactosaminidase, whose amino-acid sequence MANKRLVQPWIALCLASVLSSVAAANGTPRMVGYFSIDSVYSRDFQPKQIPATSLTHLNYAFVGFSERGDCQSLDTHLDTLRRYPGDTDNDPFHGLFNQFRKLKVASPHLKIIMSIGGGKATKQWSRVANDPIARYQLARSCADFAARYGFDGIDLDWEYPVVSDGTNHPQDRSNYTKLVESFRAELTRVGQPNRKHMLLTAAVAPTAWRVAHLETDKLKSLFDWVNVMVYDLHGAWEPMTNFHSALYPSATDPSPNKAALTVDGAAKIWLKAGFAPDQIVLGVPLFGRSWTALERSNNGVFQRASTTPPAGTGEERGYRRYTDILAKLDSGEFTRYWDDSAKQPWAYQPRSSEFVAYEDLESLTHKADYVKANKLGGLMLWELSDDANGNQSLVKRAADALASGNGTVPGSTIPSSGGKPGTELSSCTEIGVKPGLYSLIARHSGKALDGAHGAKPVQWAVANRDDQSWQIQTVSAGFIRLISKKNNLALASTGTDATFEAVGSASSQQWCPVKVGGDHIVLRQRSTGQVLDVKGSFQTDGTPIMVWYATGRTNQQWQLKPAGTTPPTNGWWKPKPGNSWQWQLSGVIDTSVDAQMFDIDLFETPQATIDALHAKGRKVVCYFSAGSFEKGRPDADRFPTTVLGEVLDGWPDERWLDIRQINQLAAVMTKRLDLAASKQCDGVEPDNIDGYTNSTGFPLKAADQLAYNRWLAQEAHKRGLSIGLKNDVDQIKELEPYYDWALNEQCFQYDECDGYQAFIKAGKAVFGVEYSGSTSGFCAKANAAGYDWLKKRLELDVYRVACRTNKGAGGPIGTQD is encoded by the coding sequence ATGGCAAATAAGCGACTTGTCCAGCCATGGATTGCCCTGTGCCTGGCGTCCGTCCTGAGTAGCGTAGCAGCGGCCAATGGGACACCGCGAATGGTGGGATATTTCTCGATCGATTCGGTCTACAGCCGTGACTTTCAGCCCAAGCAAATACCTGCCACCAGTTTGACGCACCTCAACTATGCGTTTGTCGGATTCAGTGAACGTGGTGATTGCCAGTCGCTGGATACACATTTGGACACTCTCCGTCGCTACCCTGGCGATACAGACAATGACCCTTTCCACGGCTTGTTCAATCAGTTTCGTAAGTTGAAAGTGGCGTCCCCGCATTTGAAAATCATCATGTCGATTGGTGGAGGCAAGGCCACCAAGCAGTGGAGTCGTGTCGCCAATGACCCGATTGCACGGTATCAACTGGCCCGCTCATGTGCTGATTTTGCTGCGCGTTATGGTTTTGACGGGATAGATCTGGATTGGGAGTATCCGGTGGTCAGTGATGGTACAAACCACCCACAAGATCGTAGCAATTACACTAAGCTGGTTGAATCTTTTCGGGCTGAACTGACCCGTGTAGGTCAGCCCAACCGGAAACACATGTTGCTGACGGCCGCCGTGGCACCCACAGCCTGGCGTGTGGCGCATCTCGAAACGGACAAACTGAAGTCATTGTTCGACTGGGTAAATGTAATGGTCTATGACCTACATGGTGCCTGGGAGCCAATGACCAACTTCCATTCCGCACTGTATCCATCCGCCACGGACCCTTCGCCCAATAAGGCCGCGTTGACCGTAGATGGCGCTGCCAAGATCTGGCTGAAAGCCGGTTTTGCGCCGGATCAGATTGTGTTGGGTGTCCCATTGTTCGGTCGTAGTTGGACGGCACTGGAACGCAGTAATAATGGGGTATTCCAACGCGCCAGTACGACACCACCCGCCGGGACTGGTGAGGAGCGCGGCTATCGCCGTTACACGGACATACTGGCCAAGCTGGACAGTGGTGAATTCACCCGTTACTGGGATGACAGCGCCAAACAGCCCTGGGCGTATCAGCCACGTAGTAGCGAGTTTGTTGCCTATGAAGACTTGGAATCACTGACTCATAAAGCGGATTACGTGAAGGCCAATAAGCTGGGTGGTCTGATGCTCTGGGAATTGAGTGACGATGCCAACGGTAACCAGTCATTGGTGAAGCGCGCTGCTGATGCACTGGCATCAGGCAATGGCACAGTGCCGGGTAGCACGATCCCGTCAAGTGGTGGGAAGCCAGGGACAGAGCTATCGAGCTGTACAGAGATCGGCGTGAAGCCTGGGCTTTATTCGCTCATTGCCCGGCATAGTGGCAAAGCACTGGATGGAGCACATGGCGCCAAACCTGTTCAATGGGCCGTGGCCAATCGTGATGATCAGAGCTGGCAAATTCAGACAGTGTCAGCCGGGTTTATCCGCCTGATTTCAAAGAAGAACAATCTCGCACTGGCCAGCACGGGTACTGATGCCACCTTTGAAGCCGTCGGTAGTGCGTCCAGCCAACAGTGGTGCCCTGTCAAAGTCGGGGGTGATCACATTGTGTTACGTCAACGTAGTACAGGCCAAGTGCTGGATGTGAAGGGCAGCTTTCAGACCGACGGTACACCGATCATGGTCTGGTATGCTACAGGGCGGACCAACCAGCAGTGGCAGCTGAAGCCTGCTGGTACAACCCCACCGACTAATGGCTGGTGGAAACCCAAGCCGGGTAACTCTTGGCAATGGCAGCTCAGTGGCGTGATCGATACTTCGGTTGATGCGCAGATGTTCGATATCGACCTGTTTGAAACCCCACAGGCCACAATCGACGCGTTACATGCCAAAGGTCGCAAAGTGGTGTGCTATTTCTCGGCGGGTTCATTTGAAAAAGGCCGTCCGGATGCCGACCGCTTTCCGACCACAGTACTGGGTGAAGTGCTGGATGGTTGGCCTGATGAGCGTTGGCTGGATATTCGACAGATCAATCAATTGGCAGCAGTCATGACCAAACGCCTGGACTTGGCAGCCAGCAAGCAATGTGACGGTGTCGAGCCGGACAATATCGATGGTTATACCAATTCCACCGGCTTTCCGCTCAAGGCGGCCGACCAACTGGCCTATAACCGCTGGCTGGCTCAGGAAGCCCACAAGCGTGGTTTGTCGATCGGTTTGAAGAATGATGTCGACCAGATCAAGGAACTGGAGCCTTATTATGATTGGGCCTTGAATGAGCAATGTTTTCAATACGACGAATGTGATGGTTATCAGGCCTTCATCAAGGCTGGTAAGGCTGTGTTCGGGGTAGAGTATTCAGGCAGCACCAGCGGCTTCTGTGCCAAAGCCAATGCGGCCGGCTATGACTGGTTGAAAAAGCGGCTTGAACTGGATGTCTACCGGGTTGCCTGCCGCACCAACAAAGGAGCTGGTGGCCCAATCGGTACTCAGGACTGA
- the wrbA gene encoding NAD(P)H:quinone oxidoreductase, with the protein MHDILVLYYSHHGSVKQLAQQIARGIESVPGCCARLRTVPKVSTVCEATAPSIPDSGAPYVAASDLAECIGIAMGSPTRFGNMAAPMKYFWDGTASEWSKGTLVGKPACVFTSTGSMHGGNETTLLSMMLPLLHHGMILLGVPFTEAALSITQTGGTPYGASHVAGITGDLPISDHEKQLCMALGKRLAETALKLNL; encoded by the coding sequence ATGCACGATATTCTGGTGTTGTATTACAGCCATCATGGCTCGGTCAAACAACTGGCGCAACAGATTGCGCGTGGTATTGAAAGTGTTCCTGGTTGCTGTGCCCGCTTGCGTACGGTGCCCAAGGTATCTACCGTCTGCGAGGCAACGGCCCCATCCATTCCTGATAGTGGTGCGCCGTATGTGGCAGCCAGCGATCTGGCCGAATGCATTGGCATTGCGATGGGAAGTCCTACCCGCTTTGGTAACATGGCCGCTCCAATGAAGTACTTTTGGGATGGCACTGCCAGTGAGTGGAGTAAAGGAACGCTGGTCGGCAAGCCAGCCTGTGTTTTCACCAGTACTGGGTCGATGCACGGCGGAAATGAAACCACTTTACTGAGTATGATGCTGCCCCTGCTGCATCACGGCATGATTTTGCTAGGCGTACCGTTTACCGAAGCGGCACTCAGCATTACTCAGACCGGTGGTACGCCTTATGGTGCCAGCCATGTTGCCGGCATAACCGGTGATCTGCCGATATCCGATCACGAAAAACAACTATGCATGGCGTTGGGCAAACGCCTTGCCGAAACCGCATTGAAGCTCAATTTATGA
- a CDS encoding DUF2069 domain-containing protein, whose protein sequence is MNLTRMLYLGAVGSLTALIFLCLAWELWLAPLRPGGSWLVLKVIFLLFPLFGILRGKVYTYQWSSMFILLYFTEGIVRGWSDKGLSQMLAWGELALSCVFFVCVIYFARNEKRRLAGLS, encoded by the coding sequence ATGAATCTGACCCGTATGTTGTACTTGGGCGCAGTCGGTAGTTTGACCGCCCTGATCTTCCTATGCCTGGCTTGGGAACTATGGCTCGCGCCCTTGCGGCCTGGTGGTTCGTGGCTGGTGCTGAAAGTGATCTTTCTGTTGTTCCCGTTGTTTGGCATCCTGCGTGGCAAGGTTTACACCTACCAGTGGTCCAGCATGTTCATTCTGCTGTATTTCACCGAAGGCATTGTGCGTGGCTGGTCTGACAAGGGCCTGTCGCAGATGTTGGCCTGGGGTGAGCTGGCCTTGTCCTGCGTGTTTTTTGTTTGCGTGATTTACTTTGCTCGCAATGAGAAACGTCGTTTGGCGGGGTTGTCGTGA
- a CDS encoding helix-turn-helix domain-containing protein gives MFETAEAAMDPLDLYFVLTPRFALLDFAGPAEAFRIANEFGATFRIHCVAPVPSLCCSIGLRHDGLTPLPADIPAEHSLIMLTGTTCSAIDYQQPEAQQVVDWLRRIFTPQHRLATVCSSAQLAARAGLLDGRQCTTHHSVVDRLKSLAPMAKVVEDRVFVEDGPIATAAGITAGIDLALYLIERHAGAGIAQQTAREMVVYLRRSGQDPQLSPYLSYRNHLHPVVHRAQDLICREPRKHWQLAELAAATHVSTRSLTRLFREHGGVTVNDYQLSIRLAHARCLLETTRQSIEQVAELTGFGSARDFRRAWSRIYTESPMAFRRITMA, from the coding sequence ATGTTCGAGACTGCTGAAGCTGCAATGGATCCGTTGGATCTGTATTTTGTGCTTACCCCACGTTTTGCCTTGCTGGATTTTGCCGGGCCAGCGGAGGCGTTCCGAATTGCCAATGAATTTGGTGCTACGTTTCGCATACATTGTGTGGCACCAGTGCCGAGTCTGTGTTGTTCCATTGGTTTGCGTCACGATGGTTTGACGCCTCTGCCGGCTGACATACCGGCAGAACACAGTCTGATCATGTTGACCGGTACCACCTGCTCGGCGATCGACTATCAACAGCCTGAAGCGCAGCAGGTAGTGGATTGGTTACGTCGGATCTTTACGCCTCAACATCGTTTGGCCACCGTGTGTTCATCGGCCCAATTGGCGGCACGTGCCGGCTTGTTGGATGGCCGGCAATGTACAACCCACCATAGCGTGGTTGATCGCCTGAAATCCCTCGCACCAATGGCCAAAGTGGTGGAAGACCGCGTGTTTGTGGAGGATGGGCCGATTGCTACCGCGGCGGGCATTACCGCCGGCATTGATCTTGCGCTATATCTGATAGAACGCCATGCCGGTGCGGGGATTGCACAACAAACTGCGCGTGAGATGGTGGTGTATCTGCGGCGAAGTGGCCAGGACCCGCAATTGTCGCCATATCTGTCTTATCGTAACCACCTGCATCCGGTCGTGCATAGGGCACAGGATTTGATTTGTCGCGAACCGCGCAAGCATTGGCAACTGGCTGAGCTGGCAGCGGCGACTCATGTCAGCACACGCAGCCTGACCCGTTTGTTCCGCGAGCATGGTGGGGTCACGGTGAATGATTATCAGCTGTCCATTCGTCTGGCGCATGCCCGTTGCCTGCTTGAGACAACACGACAATCCATCGAGCAGGTTGCCGAATTGACTGGCTTTGGCTCAGCGCGGGATTTTCGTCGGGCCTGGTCACGTATTTACACCGAAAGCCCCATGGCTTTTCGCCGCATTACAATGGCCTAG